A segment of the Terriglobales bacterium genome:
TCAAGGAGCTGGTGCACGCCATGGCGCAGCGGGCCGCGTCGGAGACTCGGGCGTGAGGCGTTGCTGGAATTCTGAAACGCAAGGTCCTTCGACTCCGCGCCCCCGACCCGCAAAAGATGCGGGTCGGAAATAGCGACGGGCGCGTCGCTCGGAATGACAGTTGAAGATTGGTCAATGTGCATTCGACGGCAACGCCGAACCGTGAGGACAAGGGTTGGCTAAGCGCGTAAGTGTCGACAAGACGCTGTTCACGGTCACCATGCTGCTCGTCTTCGTGGGCCTAGTGATGGTGTTCAGCGCCTCAGCGGTGATGGCCAAGGAGCGCTTCGGCTCGCCCTACAACTTCCTCTTCCGGCAGTTTGCCTGGGCGGTCGCCGGTTTGCTGGCGATGTTCATCCTTATGCGCATCGACTACCAGAGCTATAAGCGGCCGGTCGTGGTTTTCTCGCTGCTGGGATTGACCAGCCTGCTGCTGATGTCAGTCTTCTTGCTCGACCGCACCCATAATACCCATCGCTGGTTCCGTCTGGGCTCGCTATCATTTCAGCCTTCGGAGCTGGCCAAGCCGGCGCTGATTCTCTTCCTGGCATATTTTCTGGACTCGCGGGTCAAGCAGATGGATGACTGGCGGCGCACGCTCTTGCCCGCGGTCACGCCCACCGTAATTCTTGCCGGGTTGATCGTGCTGCAACCTGATCTCGGCACCGCCGTAGCCTGCGTTGCAATTACAGCTGCCATTCTGTATGTGGCTGGAATGCGTCTGAAGTATTTCGCCTACGCTCTGGCGCCTGTGCCGATTCTGTTCTGGATTCTGGTGCTGCGGGTGAAATGGCGATATCAGCGCATTCTGGCCTTTATGGATCCGTATTCCGACCCGCTGGGGCGTGGATTTCACGTCATTCAATCCCTGATTGCGGTAGGCACCGGCGGCCTGGCTGGATTGGGATTGATGGAAGGCAAGCAGAAGCTGTTCTTTCTGCCCGAACCACACACCGACTTTATCTTCGCGGTAATCGGGGAGGAGTTTGGATTGCTGGGCGCCATTTGCGTGGTGGTGCTGTTCGCGACCTTTCTTTATCGCGGCCTGCGCACGGCAGTTTTGACCCGCGACCCCTTCGGGCGTCATCTCGCCGCCGGCATCGCCAGCATGATCGTGATCCAGGCGCTGTTCAACATGAGCGTGGTGCTGGCCATGGTGCCGACGAAAGGCATTCCGCTACCTTTCATTTCGTATGGCGGCTCGTCGCTGTTCGTCATGCTGGCCAGTGTGGGTGTCCTGCTGAATATCAGCAAGCAGGTCGAATAGATGTCGCTGCGAGCGGTGCTGGCCGGAGGAGGCACCGGCGGACACGTTATCCCTGCCCTGGCGATTGCTCAGGAACTCAGGCAGCGATACGCGGCCGATATCCTCTTTATAGGGACGGCGCGTGGGATCGAGAACCGCCTGGTCCCGAGGGCTGGTTTTCCGCTGAAACTGATTTCTGTGGGAGCGCTTAACCGCGTCAGTCTGGCTACTCGGCTCAAGACCCTGATTTCTCTTCCCTCAGCCATAATGGAAGCCAAGGCCATGCTGAAAGGGTTCCGGGCACAGGTCGTGATCAGCGTGGGCGGATATGCTTCCGGGCCGACGATGGCGGCTGCAGCGCTCAGCCACGTGCCGGTCCTGATCTTCGAACCAAACTTTGTGCCAGGTTTTGCCAATCGCATCGGGTCGCGCATGGCATCGGCCGCGGCGGTACAGTTTCGCGAGACCGGAGAACAGTTGCCGAACGCGAGGGTCACGGGGATTCCCGTACGCCAGGCTTTCTTTCAGGTTCCGGCGCGGCCTGTGAATTCCGGACCGCCAACGCTGCTCGTTTTTGGCGGAAGTCAGGGGGCGCACGCGATCAATGAGGCGGTGTGGAACTCATTGCCGGACTTTCGGGCCAGGATTCCCGGCCTCAGAATCATCCACCAAACTGGCGAGCGCGACTACAATGAGGGGCAGGAGCGATATCAGCAGGCGGGGATGCAGGCGGAGGTCTTTCAATTTATCGACCATATGCCCGAGATGTTTGCCCGCGCCGACCTGCTCATTTGCCGTTCTGGCGCCAGCACGGTAGCAGAGGTTGCGGCGGCGGCTAAACCGGCGATCTTCATTCCTCTGCCCACGGCTGCGGACGATCACCAACGCCGCAATGCCGAAGCGCTGACGAAAGCTGGGGCGGCAGAGATGCTGTTGCAGTCGGATCTCAGTCCTCAGAAGCTGGTGGAGACCGCCGCGGCTTTGCTGGCCGACCGGCCGCGGCTGGCGAAGATGTCCGAGGCGGCAAGGAATCTGGCACACCCCGATGCCGCCAGGGAAATTGCCGCGATGGCCCGGGAGT
Coding sequences within it:
- the ftsW gene encoding putative lipid II flippase FtsW, encoding MAKRVSVDKTLFTVTMLLVFVGLVMVFSASAVMAKERFGSPYNFLFRQFAWAVAGLLAMFILMRIDYQSYKRPVVVFSLLGLTSLLLMSVFLLDRTHNTHRWFRLGSLSFQPSELAKPALILFLAYFLDSRVKQMDDWRRTLLPAVTPTVILAGLIVLQPDLGTAVACVAITAAILYVAGMRLKYFAYALAPVPILFWILVLRVKWRYQRILAFMDPYSDPLGRGFHVIQSLIAVGTGGLAGLGLMEGKQKLFFLPEPHTDFIFAVIGEEFGLLGAICVVVLFATFLYRGLRTAVLTRDPFGRHLAAGIASMIVIQALFNMSVVLAMVPTKGIPLPFISYGGSSLFVMLASVGVLLNISKQVE
- the murG gene encoding undecaprenyldiphospho-muramoylpentapeptide beta-N-acetylglucosaminyltransferase, producing MSLRAVLAGGGTGGHVIPALAIAQELRQRYAADILFIGTARGIENRLVPRAGFPLKLISVGALNRVSLATRLKTLISLPSAIMEAKAMLKGFRAQVVISVGGYASGPTMAAAALSHVPVLIFEPNFVPGFANRIGSRMASAAAVQFRETGEQLPNARVTGIPVRQAFFQVPARPVNSGPPTLLVFGGSQGAHAINEAVWNSLPDFRARIPGLRIIHQTGERDYNEGQERYQQAGMQAEVFQFIDHMPEMFARADLLICRSGASTVAEVAAAAKPAIFIPLPTAADDHQRRNAEALTKAGAAEMLLQSDLSPQKLVETAAALLADRPRLAKMSEAARNLAHPDAAREIAAMARELVSA